In Rhodamnia argentea isolate NSW1041297 chromosome 1, ASM2092103v1, whole genome shotgun sequence, the genomic window GGTTGGATAAAGCTGCCAGATTCTTACAACTTCCATCAGTTCTATCCATCTATAATTAGCCGATTAAATTCGGACCAATTGCAACGTGGTAGCAGCTTTTGTCGACACAGGTTTGTGGGAATAGAGACAGATCTCTTAGTCAGGTGGCAAACAAACTGCGGATTAGGCAAGTCCATGGTGCTATCAACTGCTCCCCTAATTAGTCGTAAATTACCCAATTAGTTCTAAGCCTATTATAtagatgtcaattcagtcctaaatttttcaattttgccggTGTAGTTAGCCAGtgtagtcttaaacctttgaGGGATTTTCCAATACAatcatttcggtcaattttagcaTGAAGATGCTGATCTGACATGTAGAACAAAAGTTTTTGATTCTTGATCTCAATGCTATCATTATGGAGATGACTTCCCCTATATAAAGGTATTACAAAGTGTTACACTGCATAAGTAAAACAGTACAATAATGAAAAtggtaaatgaaaaaaatccttATATATTATAAGATCGgtcaatttgttgattttagTATCTTTGATAATTATCATGTTGATATCAACATTGATTGATAAAGCAGTGCCTCATTCAATAGAGAATTTGTAACACTTAAATGTTGTTTGAGGAGTAGGAAAGTCATTTATGTGTTGGGAGGGGTGTTAAAATTTTAGTCAACCACAGACATAAATGTACTTCCTGAACTTAAAAGAACTTAATGCCATGGTAAACCATGAAAGCATTCCAAACAGAAATCTCCAAGGAAAACACTTAAGTAACAGTcgggaaaagtgtccaaaaagtcctaaacctattgtattggtaccaatttagtcataaaccttttttcggtgtcaattgagtcctaaattttttacaattgtgccaattgagtcctaaaccttttactagtatcaattgagttctaaacattttttggattagtgtcaattcagtcctaaactttttgcatttataccaattgagtcaattctgtcaattttgatcggaaatagcTAACATGGATGTTGGTTGTCCTACGTGTAATGGCCGGCGCAGACAtagatattttttatattttttatattttttatatttttatattattttgtaaaaaaattaaaaataattaaaatagtattaaaaaatgtccacgttaacgccggccatgccacataggataatcGAGATCCACATTAACAATTTCGGGTTAAAATTGACTcgattgactcaatttgtacaaatacaaaaaaaatcttaggattaaattggcactgatacaaaaggtttatgatttaattggtactaataaaaatgtttagaatggaattggcatcaatgtaaaagatttgggattgaattgacactaaaaaaagatttatgacgaaattaacataaatacaatagatttatgactttttggatattttttccCGTAACTGTCGGTCACTGTTATTTTTGCAAGTAATGGTGGCACGTGGGCCACAAGTTGTATTCAGAGAAAAGGGCAATTACCCAGTCAATTCTTAATGAcaaagtgtttttattttctgttgcGTTTTTATATACGAAATTGTGTATAAAGTCCTAATTTTTGTTGGACAATATGCGATAGCTTAGCTTCACGTACATATTTTATGTGTCGAAAGCACTCGCGTCACAAATTGACAATGACGTGTGGAGAAGCAAGTCAACCAtaagttgaaaatttccaaatttcaagTGCAAAATTTGTTGCAATGTGTATCATGCAAATGACGCGAGTGCAGTCCATAATGGGTAGTATCCCTTTTCTCTCCATTACAACTCGCGGCCCACATGCCACCGTTACTTCCCGGTGACTGTTATGTTAGCACTGATATTACAAGAGTTAATCCTCTTCATTTATAAAATGTGGCATGCTTCCGAAATTTCGGTATAACATCTATTTCTTCAGCATATAAATAAGCTGCTCACCTAATTCCTCCCTCGTACTCATACACAAGTCAGAAAAATTCCAAGGGTAGGAAAGAACAAccaagagaaaaatagaaacaaaagaagatgaagaacttCCAAGTTGCTGCAATCCTTGTGCTAGCTCTATTCTGCTGTATGCTTCTAATTTCTCATGCTCTTCATGATCAGAACTATAAGTTGGCATTGATAAGgtcttattttttagttttcttataAGGAAGAAGCCTAACTTTGTTGCTTTTCCTGTGTCATTTTCACTTTTAGGCAATGTGGCATTAGGGAAATATACAGGACGTTTGTGTGGGAAGGACTACGATTTCCCCAAGTGTGAGAACCAAGCGTGCAATGCCTTCTGCCAAAAGCTCCTTGGAGAATTACAGAGGCCTTGGGGGATTTGCGGTAAGGATATTCCCAAGTGCCTTTGCTTTCACCCTTGCTAAGTGGCCCCTGAAATAGTCACTAGTTTTCCCAGACTCACCTGACCAATAAGGTCACTGCTCTATGACCTTTGGAAATTGTCTTGTCAATACAGTGATCATTTGTGACGTTGAATCAAATCTATCTTTCTAGTCTTGATGTGCATATCCTCCCTTTTGCTTGATGAGGAAGGTACATTTGGCTTTGGTGCCCAAAAattgtatcccaaaacatcaccTAACTAAATTGCAACCCCACAGGGTAAATGGCTATGTAGGACTTATGTAGGGAATAACAAGAAGCACCTGAAAAAAATTGTGACGGCGAACGCTTGTTATCACATCAGCTTGGGTGATGTTGTCTGGCCGAATCATCCATTTCCATATCTCAGTACATTCGACCAAATGCAAGAACTTGCTTAGCAAATACCAGACTATACAACTTTTAATCTTGTAATCCCCATGGTTATCTTCAGGATAACACAGTATCGACAGGCAGACTGCTGATACCGGCCACCCAAGCAATTTTACCATTTGTTAACTTTAAATTTTCTGCACTTATCAATTCATTTCGATGCATTCTTGATTAATAACGTGACTTTTACCACCAATAGCAACATCACTACAAATATCAATAAATTTTATACATGTTCAAGGAGAATCTAGTCCACAAAACAAATCGACTCACGGTAGCATAGAAAGAATTCCATGTCGGACCAGCAAGAACTATGGCAACTAAGAAAAGTTTGCGGAAATGTTCAGATTCAATCGATTGCACTGATCGGCCTTCTCTGCCCTTTTCCAATTAAGTTTGGGACAAGGAAGAGATGGCTATCGACAATGCTTTCAAAAGGAGGCTACATCCAGAATGGAATACTACACTTCTCTTCTTTTGATAATTACACCGAATTATCCAAAGAAACATGAAATCAAGAAGCCAGTTACAAAAGATCTAACCTACACAATAACTACACATGCCAAAGCAGCAATACACAGTCAGGGTCAAGGCAAACTAGAAATCACAACCGATAGTTTAGTTCAGACATCAGACTGGGGTTAGCATTAGGGACCACTCCAACAATGGGGGGACATGCTTGGTCATTCTTCTTCAggttcttcctcttcttgcaATAGGTTCTCCCTGTTATCATGGGCCCAGAAACCACGCACATCGATGAGCATACTGGCTACTGTCCCACCTTGCTTGCAGGCCAGAAGATCAGCCAATGTGATACTCAGCGGGTCAGCAGGTTTAACCATATCCCAGATTTCATCCCTCACATCGTCGATGCACAGTTCATAGTTCCCACCCTCAATCCATTTCTGATGCACATCCCTGTCCGTTGAGAAATAATtaagcatgagagagagagagagagagagagagagagagcataagTTTAACAgaactcaaaataaaaaggaggatTTCAAATCACGCAGTAGTTTGCCCAACCATAGATGAAAAATTGGTCCAGCACTCTTCTCATCCCATGGCATTAAACATATTTTACAACTCTTATGACCCTCTCTACCTCTACACCCCCCACTGCAAAAACAAGCCTTACAGTCTGTAAATCAAAGGATTTCGGCACTCAAGAGTTTACATTCAATAATCATGTCCCTGCAACTTTGAGACTTGCACAACTTCCTTGAGTTATGCAAGCAGGAAACTGCAGAACTTTTTCTATAGGAAGACTGTATCAGGTAACATCTCCACATACAGATGTTTCCCctcttttcttccattttgcAAATCCACTTTATTAGGATGCTCAGATATGACACTATAAAAAGGTATGTCTTCAGACTCTTTCACACTGTCAAAGCAGACTTTGAAAGTAACTAgataattttgccaattcggaGCATTGGGCATAAAGAATATAGTCTTAAGTAACAATATGACATAGAcgaaaagaagatggaaatcAACACACATTTATCACCACATATAATGCTTTAAATGAAGTTTAAGAAGCTAAATACTAAGAGGAAACTGGTTTAGGACATGGAAGCAATCAAAAGCAATATTATGAAAGTTGAAGTAAATATTGACCTGAACAGAGAGTGAATATCAGCCGTTGTGAGAAATCCTCTTCCATGGAGATCAAGACACCGAAACAGATATATTAATCCTTCAGGAGTGTCCTTGTTTTCCAGTGCCAGAACAAAGTCGAGAAAACTCTCAAAGTCCATCTCCCTAGAATTCCCTCCACCACTTTTCGCACGACGTACATGCTCATCGAATACTAAAAGGAAACATTAAGAAAACAAATTAAATGAAGCCAGCGGATAAACTGGAAGTGGAAGTTGAGATTTTCAGAATTTTGCAAGTAGCACGGGGAAAGCAACTTTGTTCCCTACCTCTTTCGATGAAGATCTCTGTTAGTGAACCATCTGCATATTCCTTGAGCTCCTGCTTGCTCAACGTTCCATTCATATCTTTGTCAAGTGCCAAGAACATATctaggaaaaaatgaaaaatcaaatgtGATGATGATATCAACTACATGGAGATAGAGGGATAACAATTATAGAGAAATTCAAAGCACTCACCACATATGCGCTGTGCAGACGTCAATGAGAACCAATTTTCAGCTTGTTCAGTGTCAGTAACTTCTTCCTCACTTTCCTGAtgcaaaattaggaaaataaaatgccTAAGCATCAATACAAATCTTCAATATCAATAAATTAACCTTTAACTGTAAAATAAGTGATTGACTTATTGATTAGTTTAAGCTTTAAAAATTTCCTTTCTTAACTAGCTCATGCAAGTGTTTATTTCTATTCTGCTAGCAAATGGATTTCACTACACATTGAGAAGAGATTCTTGACCGATATCCTCTGATGCTAGACACAACACTTATCCGATCCCCAGCCTCCCAATACCTTCCCCTAAAGCATTGACGATTAAAGCTGAGCAGCCTCTCACTAACATTTAACAGCTAATACAAATAATTCAAAGTGCACCTGGGGGGTGATTAGCTTTCTAAAAGAGATCAATTACAGGTAATGGCATACGAGAAGATTCAATTGACAAGGCCTCTAAAAGATTCCAAACCAAGAATTGCAATATAATGCGAAACAGTATAAACCAACGGGTGTATACGTTAAGCTCCTTCTACCCAGTCTACAAGAGGAAATGAACGGGCATCCACCAACAGCTATCATCAAAATAAAGTCTCCCTACTAACGAATTGTTAGAAGAACCAAATGTGTGCGGGACAAAATCTTGTCAACAGAATTCAGACACCTACTAAAATTCAGCCAATAAGACGCTTCTGGATGACTTTTCAGCAAGTTTCCTTCTCAGAGCTGTACCAGGTGGCGTACCAAACTGGCATTTGCTCGAGTCAGGTTAAGCAAGTACAAAAGAACTTCTCCAACTTAAAATGAGAACTAGGTGACAGCAAAAGGATGTGCAAGTGATAAAGCCTTCTTATCATCAGGAATAggaattcccaaaaaaaaggtGAGTAAATAGTCTGCAGCCCTGGGGAAACAGGAAAAAACAGGAGGATTGAAGTCTACTACAACTTAAAACTGTTTTATGAGAACATTTGAAAAGTGGCAAGAAACTCTACATTTATATCTACCTGGTGCAATTCCATAAGTTCTTGAAGGCAGTTACTAAGCAGCACCTTCTTTATACATGCTTTCCCTGGAAAGAATTTACGGAGTCAGCTTCTTTTAACAGAAGAGGAACTTCAGAGTTCAGACCTAAACATCCAAATATCCAATCCTTACATGGAAAAGAATGTAAGAAAAACTAATCCACTACATCTATATAGTCATGTTACATGAGGCATCTAGTATGTCACAGTGATACTATTGCCGATTCAATTGGAATTTAAGATTGGTCAACACTGACTTCAATAAATCCATAAACTTCATCTTGTAGCATTTAGAAAACTGCCAATCTTGACCATCATCAAGCAACAAGAGGTCACTGGTACGACCAGAAATTTTATTTACATACCCTAGTATACCGGATTTAGTAACcaacataaaaaggaaatgcTCAAGCAACCTCACAGATTATTCCAAGTGTGCCACAGTGGTCAACACAAGGAAAAAAGCTTTGATAACAAGTAGATTCACATATAACTCCCATCATGCTTCAATAAAGGAGACACCATAAACACTACCTGTATAAGATCTAGCCACATACCTCGTCTATGAGGatcacagaagaagaagaacttgcGTGCAGCAATGCGGCAGTACATTTGAACAAATGCAGCAGGCATGTCTCGTAGCTGCGCCAAATTAGGAATCAGACCCCTAATGTAAGCCTCCATTTCCTAAAACACAAAACCAGAACAGTCAGCTACTTCACAAATCCAGACAAGCGATAGCAGTTAGACGAATACCATTATGACACTACAATATAAAAGTCCTCAGACAAAATAGAGAAGTAGAATAGAAAAGAAGCATGAAGGCAGTATCGTACATGAGGTTGAAGGAAACCATCAGAATCTTCGTCTAGCTCACTCATATCGATTCTGGCCTGTGTTAGTGAAacctgaagaagaaagaacatatATATTTTAGCAACAGATAGACTTATATGTTGTTCTACATGACTGATTCAAGCCTAATATTGTGCTCTGCAATTTGCTAACGAGAATAGCATGATCCACAAGCATTACCTTTTCTTGACAAGGCAGAAATTCATTGATAAAAGAATTGTTTTAGTACATTAGAAATATGCAAGAACAGATAAGGATTAATAATCTGCTACACATCAATCCTAAGCATTCATGTCCAATTATAGGCATTTTTGCATCCCTTACCATTCCATATCCAACACACAGGGCAGGAGTCAATATCTACACAGCCAATGCTCAATAACCAATTCACCAGCCATGCTAATGCAAAATCGCCTTCTACTTTTATTCACTATGCACTTTCAGATTATACAGTAACGATCAACTATTCCAGTGGACTCCACCGACAATCAAATTTTCAGTGGAGGCATCGATGAGTAAGACATACCGTGCGCATCACATAGAGGTAGAAAGGAAGAATGGCAATTCGTCCTGACTCGTCTTTctcaaatttcatgaaatttgaaGGGCTGAAGAACCGTCGGCATTTGGGGCCTATTTGCTCCGTACATACAGATGCAATATGGCAAAAATCTTCATAGTTCATCTGAAAATGAAGGAATCTTTATAACTCATTCAGAAACCATCATTACCAACACTAAAAGAAAAGCTGCCTATACGTGTAAAGCAACAACCTTTTGAAAAGAGGCGCAAGGAGGGACCTCTTTTTTTCTAACAAAGTAATAAGAAACTTATTAGAAAGGAGGGGGTATTGCTTGGAGCATACATTTCACTCAATATCTTTAAGCATACGATAAAAAATCAGCAATACCACCAGTAGCTGTCACTGAGAAAACAATCTTCAAATTGCATTTGAAGATGAATGATATAGAGTACCACTGAGAAAGATATTGTAAGATTCAGAAAACAGCTGTCCATCAATGTAAAGCTCCATGCTTTCGAATACATGGAAGAGGAGATGAGAAAGCGTTACAACAAGTAaacaattaataaataaaatagaaagaaagggGTAATGCCTGGAGAAAACATTTGAATTGCTCTGTCTAAGAATTGACCAAAATTTAACAATAAATCCCACCAGTAACTTTCATTCACAAAATGCAAAGAGCACCGAAGACCTGTGAAGACAAAGTCAtgcaaagtaaaaaaaagtacaCAAAAATGGACAATGCTCAAATAAACAGACCTTTTCTGCCCCTGTAGCATCATCGATGACACAATTTTCTCTCAGGCAAACCCACATTGCATCCAGATCATCTGCATTAAGCAAAAGATCCGATTGCTTCTGCAAAAGATCCGAATGTTAATtcatgaagaaagaaaagtacaaaCTACTTGGAAGCTTCTTTAGATTTCTTAAGAACTCTGTTGCCAGTACAACAAATACATACCTTGAGAAACCGGTATTTTGCAAGCCTCTGTACTCTATGACTGATGGATCCTTCTTCGGGTTTCTAAGTGGGTATGTAGAAAATCGGAATTGATTAGTCATCACACAAATATATGTATACCAAGGAAATGAAGTCAAATTATACAATAATTAAGGAAAACTCCTGCCCTTATACTTTTAAACCAGCTGTCCAGGAACTAGTTCAACTAGTGAAAGCAAAACACAATGCAAATACCTACGGAATGAACAACTAAGAATTGTATAGCCATTCAAAATAATTCTATTCCATACCTTCTTATAAAAACTTGGAATGGTGCCAGCTTCagcactttttttttgcttctcctTGAATATGTCAAGCAAAATCCTCTTGGTCTCCAGCTCTACAACGGAGAGAAACAAGAACATGATCAACTCCATTTGCATGTTATAGTTTGCAAGTGCATGCAAGCCGTTCAAGGATGGAGGGATGACAGTTGAAAAACTTCATCTATCCTACTTAACTATCTCAGAACAGGCATGTTTCAAAAACTGTGGCCAAGTCTCTACACCCAAAGTAGCTGAGCGCCCCTTCGGCTTTATACCATAGCAGCTGATATGTCATGAAAGATTCAAAACTAAACAGGAAGAATAAGAGCTCAtgacatttttttcttccccattTAGAAAAATGGAGCTAATTCCCACTTGTCCATTAGACACCTCAAGATTAGTCTCGAAAAAAGGGTCACATTTACTCTTCATTTTCATGTTACCcctaaattcaaagaagagtctATGCTGGCTTTAATGTTATTGGAAATCAAGACAAAATATACCAAACAGGGAAATCAAAGAATCCGATATCACCAACTCATCAACCACATTTCAAGTCCAAAGCACCATGCCACTAACAATACAATCTCTCGCCAACACAAAGCCCCTGCAGATCATTAATTGCTTGAGTTGAAAAGAATGCTAAGAGGTCACTTCCGAAACGAGAGGTCAAAATCTTTTCTTCACCATTTTACAAGCTCCAATTTTGCCAATATTGGATAGATAAGATGCCTCAGCTGAATGCATAACACCATGATCAACCCTAAGATCAATTGGTGAAGTTTCATGGAAGAATTCGTAGCGTATCGAATGCATTACATCGAGAGAGAAACCAAATCCCGCTTGAGCGGAGTTACGAATGCAAAAGTGAGAAGGCAATAAAACGGACCCATCAAGGCTTCGGAACCGAGTCCGGCACCGGATCCGATGAAGCGACGGAGGTTACGGACCCAGGGCATGGAGGACGCCGGGGGGATCTTCCTCTGCGACGCCTCGTGGCTCTCACCGTCGCTCGAACCGTTGTACATGGCGGCGTGCGGCAGGGAGGGAACCTGAATCGGATTTGTCGTGGCCGAAGTCGAAGCTCAAATCAGACCTCGCCCCACATGCAAGAGCGAAATGGAACTTCGCTAGTGGATGGAACTGGAAACCCTAGGCCAAGCGCATTGCACCGAGgagacacgagagagagagagagaaccggaGATGGGAGGATTGGACTGAAACTGAAGTGATAATTTATCGCAGCTTCAGCTCGCGAGCTTGTTCGGTTTATGTATCGACGTTTATCAGCTTGAGAAAGCTCTGCGAATTCTCACGGGGTTGAAGAAAAGAAGTGAGAATTTATTCGTTGGAAAttctttctgaaattttttgaacaatttttcgcTTGAATTTTTGCTATTTTCAAGACCCtctttatttcgtgaaaaataaaaattgataaaataatcgctcttatttcttgaaataatgagtcgatgaattttcttttcagcATCGACAACGATTTTTCATGAATGGAAACAATATTTTCTTGTAAAAAATACGATCAACTTTGGGAAAGTAatttctaaatcatttattttttgcgaaacaagcaCGGTAGCACTACAAAAATCATTTCAATTTCCACCTCATATTTCTCAATCAAATGTCGTTAAATGGAAGACACCAAGTTTTTGATGTATACGTAAGGAAAGCCATGTGCAATAAAAAATGCAAGCACGATTTGGGGAGGAGGCTAGGTTTGCCGAAATATGATTATCGATTTAAAGCGCAAGGTGCCCTTGCCTTTTCAAGGTAAGAAGGGGTAAAGAAAATGTCCGAGCCAAAGTGCAAGTACTAGATGCAGTGGTACCGAAAGGTGCGGCTAGATCACCTCCTTTTCAAGGAAATAAACACACAATAAATATCATTCCAATTTCCACCTCACATTTCTCAATCAAAATCACCA contains:
- the LOC115751762 gene encoding probable serine/threonine-protein phosphatase 2A regulatory subunit B'' subunit TON2 gives rise to the protein MYNGSSDGESHEASQRKIPPASSMPWVRNLRRFIGSGAGLGSEALMELETKRILLDIFKEKQKKSAEAGTIPSFYKKKPEEGSISHRVQRLAKYRFLKKQSDLLLNADDLDAMWVCLRENCVIDDATGAEKMNYEDFCHIASVCTEQIGPKCRRFFSPSNFMKFEKDESGRIAILPFYLYVMRTVSLTQARIDMSELDEDSDGFLQPHEMEAYIRGLIPNLAQLRDMPAAFVQMYCRIAARKFFFFCDPHRRGKACIKKVLLSNCLQELMELHQESEEEVTDTEQAENWFSLTSAQRICDMFLALDKDMNGTLSKQELKEYADGSLTEIFIERVFDEHVRRAKSGGGNSREMDFESFLDFVLALENKDTPEGLIYLFRCLDLHGRGFLTTADIHSLFRDVHQKWIEGGNYELCIDDVRDEIWDMVKPADPLSITLADLLACKQGGTVASMLIDVRGFWAHDNRENLLQEEEEPEEE